A stretch of DNA from Planococcus antarcticus DSM 14505:
TAGTACAAGAATTTAAGAAAGACAACGGTGTAGACTTGTCTAAAGATAAAATGGCTACACAGCGCTTGAAAGATGCTGCTGAAAAAGCGAAAAAAGATTTATCGGGTGTTTCTTCAACTCAAATTTCATTGCCGTTCATCACTGCAGGAGAAGCGGGACCGCTTCACTTGGAAGTTACAATGAGCCGTGCAAAATTTGATGAACTAACTTCTCCATTGGTTGAACGCACAATGGGACCTACACGCCAAGCATTGAAAGACGCTGGAATTTCAGCTTCTGAACTTGATCGTGTAATCTTAGTCGGTGGATCTACTCGAATTCCAGCTGTACAAGAAGCTGTGAAAAAAGAAACAGGCAAAGAGCCCTATAAAGGCGTTAACCCAGACGAAGTTGTAGCAATGGGTGCTGCTGTACAAGGCGGTGTTTTAACTGGTGACGTAAAAGATGTCGTGTTGTTAGACGTAACGCCATTATCACTTGGTATCGAAACAATGGGCGGCGTATTCACGAAATTAATCGAGCGCAATACAACGATTCCAACTTCGAAATCTCAAACATTCTCAACTGCCGCTGATAACCAGCCAGCTGTGGATATTCATGTTTTGCAAGGCGAACGTCCGATGGCAGCAGCCAACAAAACGCTTGGTCGTTTCCAATTGACTGACATTCCACCAGCGCAGCGCGGCGTACCACAAATCGAAGTAAGCTTCGATATTGACAAAAATGGTATCGTCAGTGTTAAAGCGAAAGATCTTGGAACACAAAAAGAACAAACAATTACGATTCAATCTAATACTTCGTTAACAGACGATGAAGTTGAACGCATGATCAAAGAAGCAGAAGAAAATGCAGAAGCAGATGCGAAAGTAAAAGAAGAAGTTGAACTTCGCAACGAAGCGGATCAAGCTGTCTTCCAAACGGACAAGACAATTACAGATCTTGGCGAAGCTGTTACTGAAGAAGAGAAAAAGCAAGCGGAAGATGCACGCGACGAACTAAAAGCGGCATTGGAGTCGGACAACATTGATGACATCCGTGAGAAAAAAGACAAACTTCAGGAAATCTTGCAAGGTCTTTCAATGAAAGCTTATGAGCAAGCAGCAGCTCAGCAAGCCGGGCAAGAAGAAGGCGCATCATCAGACAACGACGACGTAGTCGATGCTGAGTTTGAAGAAGTAAAAGACGACAATAAGTAAGACCTTGAAAAGTCAAAGCAAAGCAACATGCTTTGGCTTTTTCAATGTCTTTGCAACAGCGATTTAAACCGTGTACAATTACAATTGATTGTTAGAGGGAGAGTGACTTATGAATAAACGAGATTACTACGAAGTATTAGGCCTATCCAAGTCTGCTTCTAAAGAAGAAATTAAAAAAGCTTACCGGACCTTATCAAAAAAATTCCATCCGGATATCAATAAAGAGGCCGATGCTAGTGAAAAGTTTCAGGAAGTAAAAGATGCATATGAAGTATTAAGTGATGAACAGAAGCGGGCGCAATACGATCAGTTTGGCCATCAGGATCCGAACCAAGGCGGTGGTGGTGGAGCGGATGGTTTCGGTTTCGATGATATCTTCAGCACTTTCTTTGGCGGTGGTTCGAGACGGCGCGACCCGAACGCTCCACGTAAAGGCGATGATTTGCAGTATTCCATGACCATCGATTTCATGGATGCCGTGTTCGGCAAGGAATCGGAAGTTGAGATTCCAAAAGACGAAACATGCGGTACTTGTGACGGTTCCGGCGCTAAGCCTGGAACGAAGAAAAAAACATGTCCATATTGTGACGGTTCCGGTCAGATGAATGTGACACAGGACACGCCTTTCGGCCGAATGGTCAATCGCCGTGCCTGCCAGCATTGTGAAGGAACCGGCCAAATCATTGAAGAGAAATGCACAACCTGTCGCGGCGCAGGAAAAGTCCGTAAAGTCAATAAAATCAAAGTCACGATTCCAGCCGGTGTCGATGATGGCCAACAATTGCGTGTTACGGGCCAAGGCGCAGCGGGCGTCAACGGAGGCCCTTCAGGGGATCTGTACGTGGTATTCCGCGTCAGACCGCATAAACAGTTCCAGCGCGAAGGCGACGATATCTATTTGGATATCTCCATTACCTATCCGCAGGCGGCATTAGGCGACGAAATCGAAGTGCCGACCATTTCTGGAAAAGTCAAATTGAAAATTCCAGCAGGTACGCAAAGTGGAGCGCGTTTCCGCCTCAGAGGCAAAGGCGTTAAAAACGTTCATGGCTATGGTACAGGTGACCAGCATATTATTGTCAACATAAAAACGCAGACAAAACTCAGCGAGAAACAGAGACAGTTATTACGTGAATTTGCTGAAATCAGCGGAGATATTCCGGAAGAACACAGCAGCTCTCTTTTTGAAAAAATCAGACGCACAATCAAAGGCGACTGATTCGGGCTAGAACCGGCGGAGAACTCGTTTTTCATTGACAGCTAAAGTAATTCAATTTTACAAACAGAAGACTCTTGCGAAAGCGGGGGTCTTGCTGATTGTCAGAGCGGAAAAGGAGCTGGGCAAAATTGAAATGGTCAGAACTTTCGATTCATACGACAAATGAAGCAATTGAAGCGGTTTCCAATATTATGCATGAAGCAGGAGCAAGCGGGGTTGTTATTGAGGATTCAGAAGATTTGACAAAAGCAAGAGAAGATCGCTTTGGTGAAATTTATTCGTTGGATCCGGAAGATTTTCCAGTGGATGGCGTTATTCTAAAAGCCTATCTTCCTGTTAACAGCTTTCTGGGAGAAACGGTTGAGGCTATTAAGTTGGCAATCAATAACCTGGTCGCATTCGACATCAACCTAGGCAAAAACGAAGTAACGGTTAGCGAAGTAAATGAAGAAGAGTGGGCGACAGCCTGGAAAAAATATTATCATCCAGTGAAAATCTCTAAACGCTTTACAATTGTTCCTACTTGGGAAACTTATAATCCGGTCTCAAGCGATGAATTGATCATCGAGTTGGACCCAGGAATGGCTTTCGGGACTGGAACTCATCCGACCACCGTCATGAGCCTACAGGCCTTGGAGAAGACGGTCCGTCCGAACGACCGAGTCATTGATATTGGTACAGGGTCAGGCGTGTTGGCCATTGGAGCGGCATTGCTGTCCGCCAAAAAAGTCTATGCACTTGATTTGGACGAAATTGCTGTAAGAGTAGCGAAAATCAACGTCAAATTAAACAAAGTCCAGGATATTGTCACGGTGGAAGAGGGCAATCTGGTCGATAAAATTGATCAACCGGGTGATGTGGTTGTCGCCAATATTTTAGCAGAAGTCATCATGTCGTTTACAGATGACGCATACAATATCGTTAAACCGGGCGGCCGCTACATCACTTCAGGCATCATCGCAGCGAAAAAGAATGATGTTAAAGCTGCGCTTGAAGCTTCCGGCTTTGCCATTGAAGACGTCATGATGATGGAAGATTGGGTTACCATTATTTCGAAAAAACCTGAATAACGAGGTGCCACGATGCAACGATATTTCATAAAAGGCGAAATTCCTGAAAATCGAATAGTGACGATAACCGGTGATGATGCGAAGCACATCGCCAAAGTTATGCGCCAAAAAGTTGGTGATTGCCTAGTCGCGGTCATGGAAGGTGAAGCCTACTTTTCTAAGATCCTGTCAGCCGATTTTGACGTTGAAGTTGAGCTTGGTGAAACATTGCAAGTTCAGGTGGAAATGCCAAAAAGAGTGACGATTGCGTGTGGACTTCCAAAAGGTGACAAGCTTGATTTGATCACCCAAAAAGCCACAGAATTGGGAATGTATGCGCTGATGCCGTTTTCAGCAGAACGGTCCATCGTAAAATGGGACAATTCTAAAAGTGAGAAAAAGGTTGAACGCCTTCAAAAGGTCGCCAAAGAAGCGGCTGAGCAATCCCATCGGACGCATGTCCCTCAAATCCACAGCATCCACAGTTTTAAGCAGTTGCTGAGCAAAGCCGAGTCGTATGACGCAGTCATTGTAGCTTATGAAGAAGAGGCACGACAAGGAGACAGAAAGCGGTTTGCTGAAATTTTAAAATCAT
This window harbors:
- the dnaK gene encoding molecular chaperone DnaK; this encodes MSKIIGIDLGTTNSAVAVLEGGEPKIIPNPEGNRTTPSVVAFKNGERQVGEVAKRQSITNPNTIQSIKRLMGTQQKVTAEDKEYTPQEVSAMILQYIKGYAEEYLGEKVTRAVITVPAYFNDAERQATKDAGRIAGLEVERIINEPTAAALAYGLDKMGTDETVLVYDLGGGTFDVSILELGDGVFEVKSTAGDNRLGGDDFDKLIIDYLVQEFKKDNGVDLSKDKMATQRLKDAAEKAKKDLSGVSSTQISLPFITAGEAGPLHLEVTMSRAKFDELTSPLVERTMGPTRQALKDAGISASELDRVILVGGSTRIPAVQEAVKKETGKEPYKGVNPDEVVAMGAAVQGGVLTGDVKDVVLLDVTPLSLGIETMGGVFTKLIERNTTIPTSKSQTFSTAADNQPAVDIHVLQGERPMAAANKTLGRFQLTDIPPAQRGVPQIEVSFDIDKNGIVSVKAKDLGTQKEQTITIQSNTSLTDDEVERMIKEAEENAEADAKVKEEVELRNEADQAVFQTDKTITDLGEAVTEEEKKQAEDARDELKAALESDNIDDIREKKDKLQEILQGLSMKAYEQAAAQQAGQEEGASSDNDDVVDAEFEEVKDDNK
- the dnaJ gene encoding molecular chaperone DnaJ yields the protein MNKRDYYEVLGLSKSASKEEIKKAYRTLSKKFHPDINKEADASEKFQEVKDAYEVLSDEQKRAQYDQFGHQDPNQGGGGGADGFGFDDIFSTFFGGGSRRRDPNAPRKGDDLQYSMTIDFMDAVFGKESEVEIPKDETCGTCDGSGAKPGTKKKTCPYCDGSGQMNVTQDTPFGRMVNRRACQHCEGTGQIIEEKCTTCRGAGKVRKVNKIKVTIPAGVDDGQQLRVTGQGAAGVNGGPSGDLYVVFRVRPHKQFQREGDDIYLDISITYPQAALGDEIEVPTISGKVKLKIPAGTQSGARFRLRGKGVKNVHGYGTGDQHIIVNIKTQTKLSEKQRQLLREFAEISGDIPEEHSSSLFEKIRRTIKGD
- the prmA gene encoding 50S ribosomal protein L11 methyltransferase, translated to MKWSELSIHTTNEAIEAVSNIMHEAGASGVVIEDSEDLTKAREDRFGEIYSLDPEDFPVDGVILKAYLPVNSFLGETVEAIKLAINNLVAFDINLGKNEVTVSEVNEEEWATAWKKYYHPVKISKRFTIVPTWETYNPVSSDELIIELDPGMAFGTGTHPTTVMSLQALEKTVRPNDRVIDIGTGSGVLAIGAALLSAKKVYALDLDEIAVRVAKINVKLNKVQDIVTVEEGNLVDKIDQPGDVVVANILAEVIMSFTDDAYNIVKPGGRYITSGIIAAKKNDVKAALEASGFAIEDVMMMEDWVTIISKKPE
- a CDS encoding 16S rRNA (uracil(1498)-N(3))-methyltransferase; translation: MQRYFIKGEIPENRIVTITGDDAKHIAKVMRQKVGDCLVAVMEGEAYFSKILSADFDVEVELGETLQVQVEMPKRVTIACGLPKGDKLDLITQKATELGMYALMPFSAERSIVKWDNSKSEKKVERLQKVAKEAAEQSHRTHVPQIHSIHSFKQLLSKAESYDAVIVAYEEEARQGDRKRFAEILKSLYDKDSVLIVFGPEGGISEAEVAALKSIRAIFASLGPRILRTETAPLYALAAISYEFE